In Actinomadura citrea, a single window of DNA contains:
- a CDS encoding MBL fold metallo-hydrolase codes for MNVSAGFRELAVPPGMVALCALGQAGFLVKGAGGTVVAVDPYLSDRLARDSEFGPPGRWARRFPPPFAPADLDADVVLVTHEHADHFDPATLAPALARRPFTVVAPPVLRDEVEALGARFAPAHAGRPQELGGVLVHPVPAAHSPEYTGPDCYDVMVQDGAHRFLGYVVEVDPGVTVYHAGDTVPHPEIDRALDGLRPRVALLPVNGRDRIREEMGIVGNLTVREAAHLAARADARWLVPSHHDLFAVNAESVTTFVDTLDRRFSDQEYLVPKVGRAVVLGV; via the coding sequence ATGAACGTCAGCGCCGGCTTCCGCGAGCTGGCCGTCCCGCCGGGCATGGTCGCGCTGTGCGCCCTCGGCCAGGCGGGCTTCCTGGTCAAGGGCGCGGGCGGGACGGTCGTGGCCGTCGACCCCTACCTGTCGGACCGGCTCGCCCGCGACTCGGAGTTCGGGCCGCCCGGACGGTGGGCGCGCCGCTTCCCGCCGCCCTTCGCCCCGGCCGACCTGGACGCCGACGTCGTGCTCGTCACCCACGAGCACGCCGACCACTTCGACCCGGCGACGCTGGCGCCGGCCCTCGCGCGCCGCCCGTTCACGGTCGTCGCGCCGCCCGTCCTGCGGGACGAGGTGGAGGCGCTCGGCGCCCGGTTCGCTCCGGCGCACGCGGGACGGCCGCAGGAGCTGGGCGGAGTCCTCGTCCATCCGGTCCCGGCCGCGCACTCCCCCGAGTACACGGGCCCGGACTGCTACGACGTCATGGTGCAGGACGGCGCGCACCGGTTCCTCGGGTACGTCGTCGAGGTCGATCCCGGCGTGACCGTCTACCACGCGGGCGACACCGTCCCGCACCCCGAGATCGACCGGGCCCTCGACGGGCTGCGGCCGCGGGTCGCGCTGCTGCCCGTCAACGGCCGCGACCGGATCCGCGAGGAGATGGGGATCGTCGGCAACCTGACCGTCCGGGAGGCGGCGCACCTCGCCGCCCGGGCGGACGCGCGCTGGCTGGTCCCGAGCCACCACGACCTGTTCGCCGTCAACGCCGAATCGGTCACCACGTTCGTCGACACGCTCGACCGCCGGTTCTCCGACCAGGAGTACCTCGTGCCCAAGGTCGGACGAGCGGTCGTGCTCGGAGTCTGA
- a CDS encoding zinc-binding dehydrogenase, whose amino-acid sequence MKALVFTAPSVVELHDVDEPFVRADEILVEVAAAGICGSELHGVRTPGFRTPPLVMGHEFAGTTPDGRRVAVNPILSCGRCDLCGRGRGHLCRRRALIGVHRPGGFAERAAVPASAVHVLPPGMAWTAAGLIEPIAYAVHTWNVAQVPEGARIGVIGCGSIGLLCVQLARARGAAAVAAADVSQRRAAIAERVGADVAGPALTGEFDVVFDAVGLPATRADALARLAPGGTAVWLGLLSPESGFDGADLVRSEKRVLGSFGYTPGEFAAAVTLAAEWDLSWVDTFPLADGARVFTDLMNGGTQPVKALLTP is encoded by the coding sequence ATGAAGGCACTCGTTTTCACCGCTCCGAGTGTGGTGGAACTGCACGACGTCGACGAACCGTTCGTCCGAGCCGATGAGATCCTCGTCGAGGTGGCCGCCGCCGGCATCTGCGGCAGCGAGCTGCACGGCGTGCGCACCCCGGGGTTCCGCACCCCTCCGCTGGTGATGGGCCACGAGTTCGCCGGGACGACCCCGGACGGGCGCCGGGTGGCGGTCAACCCCATTCTGTCCTGCGGGCGCTGCGACCTGTGCGGCAGGGGGCGCGGGCACCTGTGCCGGCGCCGGGCCCTGATCGGGGTGCACCGCCCCGGGGGGTTCGCCGAGCGGGCGGCCGTGCCCGCCTCGGCCGTGCACGTCCTGCCGCCCGGCATGGCGTGGACGGCGGCGGGCCTGATCGAGCCGATCGCCTACGCCGTCCACACCTGGAACGTTGCACAGGTCCCCGAGGGGGCGCGGATCGGTGTGATCGGCTGCGGCTCGATCGGGCTGCTGTGCGTGCAGCTCGCCCGCGCCCGGGGCGCCGCCGCCGTGGCCGCCGCCGATGTCTCGCAGCGCCGCGCGGCCATCGCCGAGCGGGTCGGCGCCGACGTCGCGGGTCCCGCGCTGACCGGCGAGTTCGACGTGGTGTTCGACGCGGTGGGCCTGCCCGCCACCCGCGCCGACGCGCTCGCCCGGCTCGCGCCCGGCGGCACGGCCGTGTGGCTGGGCCTGCTCAGCCCCGAGAGCGGCTTCGACGGCGCGGACCTCGTCCGGTCCGAGAAGCGGGTGCTCGGCTCGTTCGGCTACACCCCCGGCGAGTTCGCCGCCGCCGTGACCCTCGCGGCCGAGTGGGACCTCAGCTGGGTGGACACCTTCCCCCTCGCCGACGGCGCCCGGGTCTTCACCGACCTGATGAACGGCGGCACCCAGCCCGTCAAGGCCCTGCTCACGCCGTGA
- a CDS encoding fumarylacetoacetate hydrolase family protein — protein sequence MRLLTFRGEGGTRAGRLDGDAVTPLDAPDVGALLGAGPDWRDRAASAAGRPVPLADLDLAPVVPRPSKIICVGLNYTPHIAETGLDTPEYPTLFAKFARSLVGPADPIVLPAASTAMDWEAELAVVVGRTVRGADRAGARAAIAGYTVANDVSARDFQRRTTQWLQGKTFDSTTPLGPALVTGDEVGDAADLEVTCSVDGEVMQRGRTSTMLFPPEEIVSYVSGIVTLDPGDVLLTGTPAGIGDSRVPPVRLRPGHVVTTEIEGLGVLRNRCSK from the coding sequence GTGCGACTTCTGACCTTTCGAGGTGAGGGCGGTACCCGGGCGGGGCGGCTGGACGGGGATGCCGTCACTCCGCTCGACGCGCCGGACGTGGGGGCGTTGCTCGGGGCCGGGCCCGACTGGCGGGACCGGGCCGCGTCCGCCGCCGGACGTCCCGTCCCGCTCGCGGACCTGGACCTCGCCCCGGTGGTTCCGCGCCCCAGCAAGATCATCTGCGTGGGACTGAACTACACGCCGCACATCGCCGAGACCGGGCTCGACACTCCCGAGTACCCGACGCTGTTCGCCAAGTTCGCGCGCTCGCTCGTCGGCCCGGCCGACCCGATCGTGCTGCCCGCCGCCTCCACGGCGATGGACTGGGAGGCGGAACTGGCCGTCGTCGTCGGCCGGACGGTCCGCGGCGCGGACCGCGCCGGGGCCCGCGCGGCGATCGCCGGCTACACCGTGGCCAACGACGTCAGCGCCCGCGACTTCCAGCGCCGCACCACGCAGTGGCTGCAGGGCAAGACGTTCGACTCCACGACCCCGCTCGGGCCCGCCCTGGTCACCGGCGACGAGGTGGGCGACGCCGCCGACCTGGAGGTCACCTGCTCCGTGGACGGCGAGGTCATGCAGCGCGGCCGGACGTCCACCATGCTGTTCCCGCCGGAGGAGATCGTCTCCTACGTCAGCGGCATCGTGACGCTCGACCCCGGCGACGTGCTGCTCACCGGAACGCCGGCCGGGATCGGCGACAGCCGGGTCCCGCCGGTGCGGCTGCGTCCCGGGCACGTCGTGACGACCGAGATCGAGGGGCTCGGCGTCCTGCGCAACCGGTGCTCGAAGTGA
- a CDS encoding amidohydrolase family protein: protein MELSEYRPRPRLRVPGSRVPRAAFPAVDAHNHLGRWLTGGWSVPDVGRLLALMQDCGVRAIVNLDGRWGEELEANLERYDRAHPGRFATFCHVDWDDLARTGGRGLAPSLRRSVAAGARGLKVWKDLGLHVRDGEGRLVLPDDPRLDELWETAADLGVPVAIHTADPIAFFDPVDERNERYEQLLAHPDWSFADRERFPSFERLVDALEALVAAHPRTTFVAVHAGCQAEDLGRVGRMLDAHPNLHIDIAARIAELGRQPRAARALILRFPGRVLFGTDEFPPDAETYATHFRFLETPDEHFPHSAEDPPLMGRWRISGLDLPEHVLASVYAGNAARLLGI, encoded by the coding sequence ATGGAGCTGAGCGAGTACCGGCCCCGGCCGCGCCTGCGCGTGCCGGGGTCGCGCGTTCCCCGCGCCGCCTTCCCCGCGGTCGACGCCCACAACCACCTCGGCCGCTGGCTGACCGGCGGCTGGTCGGTGCCCGACGTCGGCCGGCTGCTGGCCCTTATGCAGGACTGCGGCGTCCGCGCGATCGTCAATCTCGACGGCCGCTGGGGCGAGGAGCTGGAGGCCAACCTCGAACGCTACGATCGCGCCCACCCGGGCCGGTTCGCGACGTTCTGCCACGTGGACTGGGACGACCTCGCCCGCACCGGCGGCCGGGGGCTCGCGCCGAGCCTGCGGCGGTCGGTGGCGGCGGGGGCGCGCGGGCTGAAGGTCTGGAAGGACCTCGGCCTGCACGTCCGGGACGGCGAGGGGCGGCTCGTCCTGCCCGACGACCCGCGCCTCGACGAGCTGTGGGAGACCGCGGCCGACCTCGGCGTCCCCGTCGCGATCCACACCGCCGACCCGATCGCGTTCTTCGACCCGGTCGACGAGCGCAACGAGCGGTACGAGCAGCTGCTCGCGCACCCCGACTGGTCCTTCGCCGACCGGGAGCGCTTCCCGAGCTTCGAGCGCCTGGTGGACGCCCTGGAGGCGCTCGTCGCCGCGCATCCCCGGACGACGTTCGTCGCCGTCCACGCCGGGTGCCAGGCCGAGGACCTCGGACGGGTCGGGCGGATGCTCGACGCCCACCCGAACCTGCACATCGACATCGCGGCCCGCATCGCCGAACTCGGCCGGCAGCCGCGCGCCGCCCGCGCGCTCATCCTGCGGTTCCCAGGCCGGGTGCTGTTCGGCACCGACGAGTTCCCGCCGGACGCGGAGACCTACGCCACCCACTTCCGGTTCCTCGAAACGCCCGACGAGCATTTCCCGCACTCCGCGGAGGACCCGCCGCTGATGGGCCGCTGGCGCATCAGCGGGCTCGACCTCCCCGAGCACGTCCTCGCGTCGGTCTACGCCGGCAATGCCGCTCGCCTCCTCGGCATCTGA
- a CDS encoding alpha-glucosidase/alpha-galactosidase, with protein MARIVFIGAGSVEFTKNVLSDILTLPGLGASTLVLHDIDAGRLATAEAMAHWMVQHLGLPAKVEAHTDRRAAVDGADYVINEIAVGGYAATRIDFEVPARYGLRQTIGDTLGIGGIFRALRTIPVMVALGDDLAELAPHALLLNYTNPMSMVPRAVYEGTPFRNVVGICHSVRDTEARLARLVGVPEEEIGFVTAGVNHQAFVLRFERHGEDLYPRLAAAIGADPALRRTVRAEIFTRFGHFPTESSVHGSEYLPWFLRHDDQVEHFGVQVGAYLEWSRENLGTYEETRRRLAAGEGVEIEPMSELASEIIHSVETGERRIVHGNVRNDGLITNLPADAFVEVPCVVDRAGVRPTRVGAMPPQLAALNRTFLNVGELTVRAALEGRRDHVHHAAMLDPNAAATLTLAQIHDLVEDMIEAHGDALPEGIR; from the coding sequence ATGGCACGCATCGTCTTCATCGGCGCCGGCAGCGTCGAGTTCACCAAGAACGTCCTGTCCGACATCCTCACCCTCCCCGGGCTCGGCGCGTCCACCCTGGTCCTGCACGACATCGACGCCGGGCGGCTGGCCACCGCGGAGGCCATGGCCCACTGGATGGTGCAGCACCTGGGGTTGCCCGCCAAGGTCGAGGCGCACACCGACCGGCGCGCCGCGGTCGACGGCGCCGACTACGTGATCAACGAGATCGCGGTCGGCGGGTACGCGGCCACCCGGATCGACTTCGAGGTCCCCGCCCGGTACGGGCTGCGCCAGACGATCGGCGACACGCTCGGCATCGGCGGCATCTTCCGGGCGCTGCGCACCATCCCGGTCATGGTGGCGCTCGGCGACGACCTGGCGGAACTGGCCCCGCACGCGCTGCTGCTCAACTACACCAACCCGATGTCGATGGTCCCCCGCGCGGTGTACGAGGGGACGCCGTTCCGCAACGTCGTCGGCATCTGCCACTCCGTCCGCGACACCGAGGCCCGGCTGGCGCGGCTGGTCGGCGTCCCGGAGGAGGAGATCGGCTTCGTCACCGCCGGGGTCAACCACCAGGCGTTCGTGCTGAGGTTCGAACGGCACGGCGAGGATCTCTACCCGAGGCTGGCGGCGGCGATCGGGGCCGACCCCGCGCTGCGGCGCACCGTCCGGGCCGAGATCTTCACGCGGTTCGGGCACTTCCCGACCGAGTCCAGCGTGCACGGCTCGGAGTACCTGCCCTGGTTCCTGCGGCACGACGACCAGGTCGAGCACTTCGGCGTCCAGGTCGGCGCCTACCTGGAGTGGTCGCGGGAGAACCTCGGCACCTACGAGGAGACCCGCCGCCGCCTCGCCGCGGGCGAGGGCGTGGAGATCGAGCCGATGTCGGAACTGGCCTCGGAGATCATCCACTCGGTCGAGACGGGCGAGCGCAGGATCGTGCACGGCAACGTCCGCAACGACGGCCTGATCACCAACCTGCCCGCGGACGCGTTCGTCGAGGTCCCGTGCGTGGTCGACCGGGCGGGCGTGCGGCCGACGCGGGTCGGCGCGATGCCGCCGCAGCTCGCCGCGCTCAACCGCACGTTCCTCAACGTCGGCGAGCTGACCGTCCGGGCCGCGCTGGAGGGACGGCGCGACCACGTCCACCACGCGGCCATGCTCGACCCGAACGCCGCGGCGACCCTCACGCTCGCCCAGATCCACGACCTGGTCGAGGACATGATCGAGGCCCATGGGGACGCGCTCCCCGAGGGGATCCGCTAG
- a CDS encoding carbohydrate ABC transporter permease, producing MSAATVTRRAGRRTPADPGGPPGGGRKGRRRLADQAAAWSFAGPSTLLVLGFSLLPMGWAFRLSLTDSDLVSEGQGVGFANYRTLAHDPVFWKSIRNTLELVGLYIPVSLLLGLAVALLLNKPIRGIGFYRACFLVPFVASAAAEGLLMAFVFDKDFGVVNGLLTRTGLPAQGFLDDPSQAMVVITGIFIWTQFGFNVVIYLAALQEIPREVMEAASIDGAGPWRTFRHIVVPSVRPISLFLAVWGLIDCLQFFDLLLTTTKGGPVNSTITIVYYVWQLAFEYFTAGYGAAVAYTLFAGSLAAIVIGLVFGRRKGFLL from the coding sequence ATGAGCGCGGCGACCGTCACCCGGCGCGCCGGGCGCCGGACCCCCGCCGATCCGGGCGGGCCCCCCGGCGGCGGCCGGAAGGGACGGCGGCGGCTCGCCGACCAGGCCGCCGCGTGGTCGTTCGCGGGCCCCTCCACGCTGCTGGTCCTCGGCTTCTCGCTGCTGCCGATGGGCTGGGCGTTCCGGCTCTCGCTCACCGACTCCGACCTGGTGTCGGAGGGGCAGGGCGTGGGGTTCGCCAACTACCGGACCCTGGCGCACGACCCGGTGTTCTGGAAGTCGATCCGCAACACGCTGGAGCTCGTCGGCCTCTACATCCCGGTCTCGCTGCTGCTCGGGCTCGCGGTCGCGCTCCTGCTGAACAAGCCCATCCGGGGCATCGGGTTCTACCGCGCGTGCTTCCTCGTGCCGTTCGTCGCCTCGGCCGCGGCCGAGGGACTGCTGATGGCCTTCGTGTTCGACAAGGACTTCGGCGTGGTGAACGGCCTGCTGACGCGGACCGGGCTGCCCGCCCAGGGCTTCCTGGACGACCCGTCCCAGGCGATGGTCGTCATCACCGGCATCTTCATCTGGACCCAGTTCGGCTTCAACGTCGTGATCTACCTGGCCGCGCTGCAGGAGATCCCCAGGGAGGTCATGGAGGCCGCGTCCATCGACGGCGCGGGCCCGTGGCGGACGTTCCGGCACATCGTCGTCCCCTCGGTGCGGCCGATCTCGCTGTTCCTCGCCGTCTGGGGCCTCATCGACTGCCTGCAGTTCTTCGACCTGCTGCTCACCACGACCAAGGGCGGCCCCGTCAACTCGACGATCACGATCGTCTACTACGTCTGGCAGCTGGCCTTCGAGTACTTCACCGCCGGGTACGGCGCCGCCGTAGCGTACACGCTGTTCGCGGGCAGCCTGGCGGCCATCGTCATCGGCCTGGTCTTCGGCCGCCGGAAGGGGTTCCTGCTGTGA
- a CDS encoding IclR family transcriptional regulator — protein sequence MAKSESPVGSVDRALRIIQLLSESGRGVTLEDLAVRSGIPRSSLHRLLGALRHRGFAAQPEPNGPYFLGTELLAAAFRFYDRIDLRSLVHPVLLRLREELNETTHMAVLEGAEIVYVDKVEAIHPITMTSVIGGRNPAHCTGVGKALLAWTYPTDEAIRLWASAHELRAVTRHSITSPARLAEEMAEIRERGYALDLEENEEGVRCAAVPVFLGRATPSAGISVTAPKDRFPKARLTEVATRLRTILADELDRPAAP from the coding sequence ATGGCGAAGAGCGAGTCCCCGGTCGGCAGCGTCGACCGGGCGCTGCGCATCATCCAGCTGCTGTCGGAGAGCGGGCGCGGCGTGACCCTGGAGGACCTCGCGGTCCGCTCCGGGATCCCGCGCAGCTCCCTGCACCGGCTGCTCGGCGCGCTGCGGCACCGCGGGTTCGCCGCGCAGCCGGAGCCGAACGGCCCGTACTTCCTCGGCACCGAGCTGCTCGCGGCGGCGTTCCGCTTCTACGACCGGATCGACCTGCGCTCCCTCGTGCACCCCGTGCTGCTGCGGCTGCGCGAGGAGCTGAACGAGACCACCCACATGGCCGTCCTGGAGGGCGCCGAGATCGTCTACGTCGACAAGGTCGAGGCCATCCACCCGATCACCATGACCTCGGTCATCGGCGGGCGGAACCCCGCGCACTGCACCGGGGTCGGCAAGGCCCTGCTGGCCTGGACGTACCCGACCGACGAGGCGATCCGGCTGTGGGCCTCGGCGCACGAGCTGCGGGCCGTCACCCGGCACTCGATCACCTCCCCGGCGCGGCTCGCCGAGGAGATGGCCGAGATCCGCGAGCGCGGCTACGCCCTGGACCTGGAGGAGAACGAGGAGGGGGTGCGCTGCGCGGCCGTCCCGGTCTTCCTCGGCCGGGCCACGCCCTCGGCCGGCATCAGCGTCACGGCCCCGAAGGACCGCTTCCCCAAGGCGCGGCTGACCGAGGTCGCCACCCGCCTCCGCACGATCCTCGCCGACGAGCTGGACCGCCCCGCAGCTCCCTGA
- a CDS encoding SDR family NAD(P)-dependent oxidoreductase — MRGLTGKNVLITGGTSGIGAAAARRFLEEGSRVFVCGLDGVGETVEELGALGEIGGTVCDVSREDEVARLLAEAESALGGIDVLLNNAGTSRREPFLEITAGHWDTVIAVNLRGMFLVGQAVSRAMVARGTRGSIVNMASTNALGGEADYAHYNASKGGVLQLTRTMAVELGAHGIRVNALCPGYIRTPLNASIEAGLDPGFVAAYQRDHIPLGRAGRAEEVAAAYAFLASDDASFVHGAELVIDGGQLAIM; from the coding sequence ATGCGCGGGCTGACCGGAAAGAACGTCCTGATCACCGGCGGCACCAGCGGGATCGGGGCGGCCGCGGCGCGGCGCTTCCTGGAGGAGGGCTCGCGCGTCTTCGTCTGCGGCCTCGACGGGGTCGGGGAGACGGTCGAGGAGCTGGGCGCGCTCGGCGAGATCGGCGGGACGGTGTGCGACGTCAGCCGGGAGGACGAGGTCGCCCGGCTCCTCGCCGAGGCCGAGTCCGCGCTCGGCGGGATCGACGTGCTGCTGAACAACGCCGGGACCAGCCGGCGCGAGCCGTTCCTGGAGATCACCGCCGGGCACTGGGACACCGTCATCGCGGTGAACCTGCGCGGGATGTTCCTCGTCGGCCAGGCCGTCAGCCGGGCGATGGTCGCCCGCGGCACGCGCGGCTCGATCGTCAACATGGCCTCCACGAACGCGCTCGGCGGCGAGGCGGACTACGCCCACTACAACGCCTCCAAGGGCGGTGTGCTCCAGCTGACCAGGACGATGGCCGTCGAGCTGGGCGCGCACGGCATCCGGGTCAACGCGCTCTGCCCCGGCTACATCAGGACCCCGCTCAACGCCTCCATCGAGGCGGGCCTCGACCCCGGGTTCGTCGCCGCCTACCAGCGCGACCACATCCCCCTCGGCCGGGCCGGGCGGGCGGAGGAGGTCGCCGCCGCCTACGCCTTCCTGGCCTCCGACGACGCCTCCTTCGTCCACGGAGCCGAGCTGGTCATCGACGGCGGCCAGCTCGCGATCATGTAA
- a CDS encoding carbohydrate ABC transporter permease has product MTAAPVTTAPPPAGPAPAPAARRAGRRRPSARHLALAPLSLLMVLPFLYMLGASVMTRAQLNRFPPPLVPPGVDLTGYRELLADSEFPRWFLNSVVVSLAIVASQVVLCSMAGYAFARLRFAGRRVTLALVIATTLIPFQLTVIPTFLIFNELHLINTLGALIAPQLASALGVYLMTSFFQNFPRELEEAARIDGCSRWGVFFRVVLPVARPALAALAVITFIYAWNDLFWPMVAISSKENYTVQAGLATFQGQHRADWPQIMAGTVLTTVPVLIVFLVGQRRFVQALAGAVKG; this is encoded by the coding sequence GTGACCGCCGCACCCGTCACCACCGCGCCCCCGCCCGCCGGGCCCGCGCCCGCGCCCGCCGCACGGCGCGCCGGGCGGCGGCGGCCGAGCGCCCGGCACCTGGCCCTGGCCCCGCTGTCGCTGCTGATGGTGCTGCCGTTCCTCTACATGCTGGGCGCGTCGGTGATGACCAGGGCGCAGCTCAACCGGTTCCCGCCGCCGCTCGTCCCGCCGGGCGTGGACCTCACCGGGTACCGGGAGCTGCTGGCCGACTCCGAGTTCCCGCGCTGGTTCCTCAACAGCGTGGTCGTGTCCCTGGCGATCGTGGCGTCGCAGGTCGTGCTGTGCAGCATGGCGGGGTACGCGTTCGCGCGGCTCCGGTTCGCGGGCCGGCGCGTCACGCTGGCGCTGGTGATCGCCACGACGCTGATCCCCTTCCAGCTCACCGTGATCCCCACCTTCCTGATCTTCAACGAGCTGCACCTGATCAACACGCTGGGAGCGCTGATCGCGCCGCAGCTCGCCTCGGCGCTCGGCGTCTACCTGATGACCTCGTTCTTCCAGAACTTCCCGCGCGAGCTGGAGGAGGCCGCCCGGATCGACGGCTGCTCGCGCTGGGGCGTGTTCTTCCGGGTCGTGCTGCCGGTCGCGCGCCCGGCGCTGGCCGCCCTCGCGGTCATCACCTTCATCTACGCGTGGAACGACCTCTTCTGGCCGATGGTGGCGATCTCGTCCAAGGAGAACTACACCGTGCAGGCCGGGCTCGCCACCTTCCAGGGGCAGCACCGCGCCGACTGGCCGCAGATCATGGCCGGGACGGTGCTGACCACCGTCCCGGTCCTGATCGTGTTCCTCGTCGGCCAGCGGCGGTTCGTCCAGGCGCTGGCCGGGGCGGTCAAGGGGTGA
- a CDS encoding FAD-binding oxidoreductase, with protein MTAGREPAEALRALLPAGRVLTDPDAMDAYTRDQTYAVPGAPLAVVRARDTSDVAATMAWAQEERVPVVPRGAGTGLAGGATAVDGCVVLSLAAMTAIREISPRDHVAVVEPGVITADLDRAARAHGLMYAPDPSSHEISTIGGNLATNAGGLRCVKYGVTRHSTLGLEVVLAGGTVIRTGGRTVKGVTGYDLTGLFVGSEGTLGVITAATVRLFPAPARPPATVLATFPSLTAAGAAAAAIMGAGLRPSLLELVDRATLRAIDEWRRIDLDPGAAAVVIAQTDGPECPADALVRECEGAGAAFAAASCDEAEADALLEVRRLAYPAAERLGKCLVEDVCVPRSRLPEMVERIERASERHGVRILTVAHAGDGNLHPLFVFDRGLPGPPPPVLAAADEVFSAAIDLGGTLTGEHGVGVLKRPWLDAEMGPDVRDVHRRIKRALDPDGVLNPGKAI; from the coding sequence GTGACCGCCGGACGGGAGCCCGCCGAGGCGTTGCGCGCCCTGCTCCCCGCGGGGCGCGTCCTCACCGACCCGGACGCGATGGACGCCTACACGCGGGACCAGACCTACGCGGTCCCCGGCGCGCCCCTCGCGGTCGTCCGCGCCCGCGACACCTCCGACGTGGCCGCGACCATGGCGTGGGCGCAGGAGGAACGGGTCCCGGTCGTCCCGCGCGGCGCGGGCACCGGGCTGGCCGGAGGGGCCACCGCCGTGGACGGCTGCGTCGTGCTGTCGCTGGCCGCGATGACCGCGATCCGGGAGATCTCCCCGCGGGACCACGTCGCCGTCGTCGAACCCGGTGTGATCACCGCGGACCTCGACCGCGCGGCCCGCGCCCACGGCCTGATGTACGCGCCGGACCCCTCCAGCCACGAGATCTCCACGATCGGCGGGAACCTCGCCACCAACGCGGGCGGGCTGCGCTGCGTGAAGTACGGCGTGACCCGCCACTCCACGCTCGGACTGGAGGTCGTCCTCGCGGGCGGGACGGTGATCCGGACCGGCGGGCGGACGGTCAAGGGCGTCACCGGCTACGACCTCACCGGGCTGTTCGTCGGGTCCGAGGGCACCCTCGGGGTGATCACCGCGGCGACCGTCCGGCTGTTCCCGGCGCCCGCGCGGCCGCCCGCCACCGTGCTCGCGACGTTCCCGTCCCTGACGGCGGCCGGCGCGGCGGCGGCCGCGATCATGGGCGCCGGGCTGCGGCCGAGCCTGCTGGAGCTGGTCGACCGGGCCACGCTCCGCGCGATCGACGAGTGGCGCCGGATCGACCTCGACCCCGGCGCCGCCGCCGTGGTCATCGCGCAGACCGACGGGCCGGAGTGCCCGGCGGACGCGCTGGTCCGCGAGTGCGAGGGGGCCGGCGCCGCGTTCGCCGCCGCGTCCTGCGACGAGGCGGAGGCCGACGCGCTGCTGGAGGTGCGGAGGCTGGCCTACCCCGCCGCCGAGAGGCTCGGCAAGTGCCTCGTCGAGGACGTGTGCGTCCCGCGCTCGCGGCTCCCGGAGATGGTGGAGCGCATCGAGCGGGCGTCGGAGCGGCACGGCGTCCGGATCCTCACCGTCGCGCACGCCGGGGACGGCAACCTGCACCCGCTGTTCGTCTTCGACCGCGGCCTCCCCGGCCCCCCGCCGCCCGTCCTGGCGGCGGCCGACGAGGTGTTCTCCGCCGCGATCGACCTCGGCGGCACCCTCACCGGTGAGCACGGCGTCGGCGTCCTGAAGAGGCCCTGGCTGGACGCGGAGATGGGACCCGACGTCCGCGACGTCCACCGGCGGATCAAGCGGGCCCTGGACCCGGACGGCGTGCTGAACCCCGGGAAGGCGATCTGA